One segment of Gemmatimonadota bacterium DNA contains the following:
- a CDS encoding NAD-dependent epimerase/dehydratase family protein, translating to MRVLILGGDGYLGWPTSMSLAARGDEVMAVDNYLRRTIARQTSSEALMPNPNLEERARLFEQLTGKSIEVRIGDVTDYRVLESVVREFKPEAIVHYAEQPSGPYSMRGFDEARLTLQNNLNATFNVIWAVMQHAPDCHIVKLGTMGEYGTPDIDIEEGWIEIEHKGRKDTFLYPRQAGSLYHTTKVLDTDLLWFYVRTFGLRVTDLMQGPVYGLSTDESNLDERLLPNFHYDDIFGTVVNRFLVQAVAGVPLTVYGTGGQVRGYLNLRDTMQCIQLALRSRADSGELRVMNQFTETFSVNDLADRVQRVGSELGLAVEVQNVPNPRKEAEDHYYNPAHSALLDLGLEPTYMTDEVLAAMMRQVIAYEDQIARDRIPPRVRWSTE from the coding sequence ATGAGGGTGCTCATCCTGGGCGGCGACGGCTACCTGGGTTGGCCCACCTCCATGTCACTCGCTGCCCGCGGCGACGAAGTCATGGCGGTGGACAACTACCTGCGCCGCACCATCGCACGGCAGACCTCGTCCGAAGCGCTGATGCCCAACCCGAATCTGGAGGAACGTGCTCGACTCTTCGAGCAGTTGACGGGGAAGAGCATCGAGGTCCGTATCGGAGACGTCACCGACTACCGAGTCCTCGAGAGCGTGGTTCGGGAATTCAAGCCTGAGGCGATCGTTCACTATGCGGAGCAGCCGTCGGGGCCGTACTCCATGCGGGGCTTCGACGAGGCGCGCTTGACACTCCAGAACAACTTGAACGCGACGTTCAACGTCATCTGGGCGGTCATGCAGCACGCACCTGACTGCCACATCGTGAAGCTCGGCACGATGGGGGAGTACGGGACGCCCGACATCGATATCGAGGAAGGATGGATCGAGATAGAGCACAAGGGGCGCAAGGACACGTTCCTGTATCCCCGTCAGGCGGGCAGCCTCTACCACACCACCAAAGTGCTCGATACCGATCTGCTTTGGTTCTACGTGCGCACTTTCGGACTGCGCGTGACGGACCTCATGCAGGGACCTGTCTACGGCCTCTCGACCGATGAGTCGAATCTCGACGAGCGTCTGCTTCCCAACTTCCACTACGACGACATTTTCGGCACGGTGGTCAACCGCTTCCTCGTGCAGGCGGTGGCGGGAGTCCCGCTCACGGTGTACGGGACCGGTGGACAGGTTCGTGGTTACTTGAACCTGCGTGATACGATGCAGTGCATTCAGTTGGCGCTGCGTTCGAGGGCGGATTCCGGCGAGTTGCGTGTCATGAACCAGTTCACCGAGACGTTCTCGGTGAACGATCTTGCGGATCGCGTGCAGCGTGTCGGGAGCGAGCTTGGGCTCGCCGTCGAGGTACAGAACGTGCCGAACCCACGGAAGGAGGCGGAGGATCACTACTACAACCCCGCGCATTCCGCGCTGCTGGACCTCGGCCTCGAGCCGACCTACATGACCGATGAAGTGCTAGCTGCGATGATGCGTCAGGTGATCGCGTACGAGGATCAGATCGCCAGGGACCGGATTCCTCCGCGCGTGCGTTGGTCGACGGAATGA